From Methanosarcina lacustris Z-7289, one genomic window encodes:
- a CDS encoding YqaA family protein, with protein MLETLSAFITDYGYLNLFILSFLASTVLPFGSEALVIALVYQGFSPFTVVMVATTGNFLGACTTYYLGLKGRHVLEKYLSPSPEKLEKSEQLFNKYGVYTLLFTWVPGIGDVITMVAGLMQLPFRSFSILVFLGKFGRYLVIAYSIVLLNGGF; from the coding sequence ATGCTTGAAACCCTGAGTGCCTTTATTACTGATTATGGTTACCTGAACCTTTTTATCCTTAGTTTTCTGGCTTCTACGGTTTTACCTTTCGGGTCGGAAGCTCTGGTAATCGCTTTAGTTTACCAGGGGTTTAGCCCTTTTACTGTTGTCATGGTAGCCACTACTGGCAATTTTCTCGGGGCATGCACCACTTACTACCTGGGTTTAAAAGGACGGCATGTGCTTGAAAAGTATCTTTCTCCTTCCCCTGAAAAACTCGAGAAAAGTGAACAGCTTTTTAACAAATATGGAGTCTATACCCTTCTTTTCACCTGGGTACCGGGTATAGGGGATGTGATTACCATGGTTGCGGGGCTTATGCAACTTCCTTTCAGGTCTTTTTCAATCCTGGTCTTTCTGGGGAAATTCGGGCGTTATTTAGTAATTGCTTATTCGATAGTGCTTTTGAATGGCGGATTTTGA